In Strix uralensis isolate ZFMK-TIS-50842 chromosome 18, bStrUra1, whole genome shotgun sequence, one DNA window encodes the following:
- the LPIN3 gene encoding phosphatidate phosphatase LPIN3 isoform X2, protein MNYVGQLAETVFVTVKELYRGLNPATLTGCIDVVVVRQPDNSFQCSPFHVRFGKLGVLRSKEKVVDIEINGEPVDLHMKLGDNGEAFFVQESEENEGSIPSCLCTSPIPREESLQDVAQPSHGQEASSAEATPRKRRRRRRKPKRKEVSDSELEGCEETKSEMSVEEPCKLPAPSDSVYFSFTDLPEEETELLQSPEMHPYSDGELASVDSPTLGHPSSPKSDSELEIRPQESFALGAESHMQWSWGRLPQVNKLERVELAKSTKTITTAATTVSVTPVPVDEATHLVTTSKGLGEGPSPAGPQSVSCSSAVSVVEPTPTPQGENSLPRLKDVPSALGAESLLEVSSALQEKQERGWSVVPEVQPDVEPFEGAAAPRHVGLEGPKPQLESQRRQGSIKRSSHLGPSDVYLEDLSNLDEEQVALYFPRSDTEQSSKPVADPSNPLCVQLPSDLPADSPTDSDSDLMPTIALSLCGGLGGSRQISREKFMEHMVSYQQFAENPGLIDDPNLVILINKKYYNWAVAAPMILSLQAFQRNIPESTIDQLVKEKMPKKGRRWWFSWRRREFPAEEQRPGKANVGMLQPDSAQQRQEEEGSSSDDDALHPGDTLAMGAPAQKSLPTYKKSLRLSSEQIGRLNLQDGPNEVAFSVTTQYQGTCRCEATIYLWNWDDKVVISDIDGTITKSDALGHILPHLGKDWTHHGIAKLFHKIHLNGYRFLYCSARAIGMAHITKGYLKWVNEQGCALPKGPILLAPSSLFSAFHREVIEKKPEVFKIACLMDIQNLFAMKLPFYAAFGNRASDVYAYKQVGLPESRIFTVNPKGELIQELTKNHKSTYERLSELVELIFPPLGQSGSIALVCPEYSHFAYWRPPLPAVDLDAFS, encoded by the exons ATGAACTACGTGGGGCAGCTTGCTGAGACAGTCTTTGTCACGGTGAAGGAGCTGTACCGGGGTCTGAACCCTGCCACCCTGACGGGCTGCATCGATGTGGTCGTGGTGAGGCAGCCCGATAACTCCTTCCAGTGCTCCCCATTTCATGTGCGCTTTGGTAAGCTGGGTGTGCTGCGCTCCAAGGAGAAGGTG GTGGACATTGAAATCAATGGGGAGCCTGTGGACCTGCACATGAAGCTGGGTGACAATGGAGAGGCCTTCTTTGTCCAGGAGTCAGAGGAGAATGAG GGCAGCATCCCCTCTTGCCTCTGCacatcccccatccccagggaggagAGCCTGCAGGATGTTGCTCAGCCCTCTCACGGGCAGGAGGCCTCCAGTGCTGAAGCAACCCCACGCAAGAGAAGGAGACGCAGGAGGAAGCCCAAGCGTAAGGAGGTGTCAGACTCCGAGTTAGAAGGCTGCGAGGAGACCAAAAGTGAGATGTCTGTGGAGGAGCCGTGCAAGCTTCCAGCCCCCAG TGATTCAGTGTATTTCTCCTTCACTGATCTCCCTGAAGAAGAAACTGAGTTGTTGCAGTCCCCAGAGATGCACCCTTACTCTGATGGGGAGCTGGCCTCTGTGGACAG CCCCACCCTGGGCCATCCATCTTCTCCCAAAAGTGACTCTGAGCTGGAGATCAGACCGCAGGAGAGTTTTGCTCTAGGGGCTGAATCCCACATGCAGTGGAGCTGGGGAAGGCTCCCTCAG GTGAATAAATTGGAACGAGTTGAACTAGCCAAGTCCACAAAGACCATTACTACTGCAGCAACCACTGTCTCTGTGACACCAGTCCCAGTGGATGAGGCAACTCATCTTGTTACCACCTCTAAAGGTCTGGGAGAAGGTCCAAGCCCAGCAGGACCTCAGAGTGTATCTTGTTCCTCCGCTGTGTCTGTTGTTGAGCCAACACCCACACCCCAGGGTGAGAACAGCCTACCGAGGCTGAAGGACGTCCCTAGTGCTCTGGGGGCAGAGAGCTTGTTGGAGGTCTCCTCAGCCTTGcaagagaaacaggagagaggcTGGAGTGTTGTACCAGAGGTTCAGCCAGATGTGGAGCCCTTTGAGGGAGCTGCTGCTCCAAGGCATGTGGGCTTGGAGGGCCCCAAGCCCCAGCTGGAAAGCCAGAGGAGACAAG GATCCATCAAAAGAAGTTCTCACTTGGGTCCCAGTGATGTTTACCTGGAAGACCTCTCCAACCTGGATGAGGAGCAGGTGGCTCTCTATTTCCCCAGGAG TGACACAGAGCAGAGTTCAAAGCCTGTTGCAGACCCCAGCAACCCTCTGTGTGTCCAGCTGCCATCTGACTTGCCCGCTGACAGTCCCACAGACTCAGACTCTGATTTGATGCCCACAATTGCCCTGTCGCTGTGTGGAGGCCTGGGGGGCAGCAGGCAGATCTCTCGTG AAAAGTTCATGGAGCACATGGTCTCCTACCAGCAGTTTGCTGAGAATCCAGGACTTATTGATGACCCAAACCTGGTGATACTGATCAACAAGAA GTATTACAACTGGGCAGTGGCTGCTCCCATGATCCTGTCCCTGCAGGCTTTCCAGAGGAACATTCCTGAG AGCACCATCGACCAACTGGTGAAGGAGAAGATGCCCAAGAAAGGCAGAAGGTGGTGGTtctcctggaggaggagagaatTCCCGGCAGAGGAG caaaggCCAGGGAAAGCCAATGTGGGGATGCTGCAGCCTGACTCTGCTCAGCAGAG gcaggaggaagaggggtCATCCAGTGATGATGACGCCCTGCACCCCGGGGACACGTTGGCAATGGGTGCCCCTGCACAGAAATCCCTGCCAACCTACAAGAAATCCCTGCGGCTCTCCTCCGAACAAATT GGAAGGCTGAATCTGCAGGATGGCCCCAACGAGGTGGCGTTCAGTGTGACAACTCAGTACCAGGGCACGTGCCGCTGTGAGGCCACCATCTACCTGTGGAACTGGGACGACAAGGTGGTGATCTCGGACATTGACGGCACCATCACCAA GTCCGATGCACTTGGGCATATCTTGCCACATCTGGGAAAAGACTGGACTCATCATGGGATTGCTAAACTCTTCCACAAAATCCACCT GAATGGCTACAGGTTCCTCTACTGCTCAGCCAGGGCAATCGGCATGGCACACATCACCAAAGGCTACCTCAAATGGGTCAACGAGCAAGGCTGTGCCCTCCCCAAGGGCCCCATCCTGCTTGCCCCCAGCAGTCTCTTCTCTGCCTTCCACAG GGAGGTGATTGAGAAGAAGCCAGAGGTGTTCAAGATAGCCTGCTTGATGGACATCCAAAACCTGTTTGCCATGAAGCTGCCCTTCTATGCAGCCTTCGGGAACAGAGCCAGT GATGTCTATGCTTACAAGCAAGTGGGCCTGCCAGAGAGCCGCATATTCACGGTCAACCCCAAGGGAGAGCTGATCCAGGAGCTCACGAAGAACCACAAGTCAAC GTATGAGCGGCTGTCAGAGCTGGTGGAGTTGATCTTCCCTCCTCTGGGACAGAGTGGGAGCATCGCTCTGGTGTGTCCAGAGTACAGCCACTTTGCCTACTGGAGACCTCCACTGCCTGCTGTTGACTTGGATGCCTTCTCCTGA
- the LPIN3 gene encoding phosphatidate phosphatase LPIN3 isoform X1: protein MNYVGQLAETVFVTVKELYRGLNPATLTGCIDVVVVRQPDNSFQCSPFHVRFGKLGVLRSKEKVVDIEINGEPVDLHMKLGDNGEAFFVQESEENEGSIPSCLCTSPIPREESLQDVAQPSHGQEASSAEATPRKRRRRRRKPKRKEVSDSELEGCEETKSEMSVEEPCKLPAPSDSVYFSFTDLPEEETELLQSPEMHPYSDGELASVDSPTLGHPSSPKSDSELEIRPQESFALGAESHMQWSWGRLPQVNKLERVELAKSTKTITTAATTVSVTPVPVDEATHLVTTSKGLGEGPSPAGPQSVSCSSAVSVVEPTPTPQGENSLPRLKDVPSALGAESLLEVSSALQEKQERGWSVVPEVQPDVEPFEGAAAPRHVGLEGPKPQLESQRRQGSIKRSSHLGPSDVYLEDLSNLDEEQVALYFPRSDTEQSSKPVADPSNPLCVQLPSDLPADSPTDSDSDLMPTIALSLCGGLGGSRQISREKFMEHMVSYQQFAENPGLIDDPNLVILINKKYYNWAVAAPMILSLQAFQRNIPESTIDQLVKEKMPKKGRRWWFSWRRREFPAEEQQRPGKANVGMLQPDSAQQRQEEEGSSSDDDALHPGDTLAMGAPAQKSLPTYKKSLRLSSEQIGRLNLQDGPNEVAFSVTTQYQGTCRCEATIYLWNWDDKVVISDIDGTITKSDALGHILPHLGKDWTHHGIAKLFHKIHLNGYRFLYCSARAIGMAHITKGYLKWVNEQGCALPKGPILLAPSSLFSAFHREVIEKKPEVFKIACLMDIQNLFAMKLPFYAAFGNRASDVYAYKQVGLPESRIFTVNPKGELIQELTKNHKSTYERLSELVELIFPPLGQSGSIALVCPEYSHFAYWRPPLPAVDLDAFS from the exons ATGAACTACGTGGGGCAGCTTGCTGAGACAGTCTTTGTCACGGTGAAGGAGCTGTACCGGGGTCTGAACCCTGCCACCCTGACGGGCTGCATCGATGTGGTCGTGGTGAGGCAGCCCGATAACTCCTTCCAGTGCTCCCCATTTCATGTGCGCTTTGGTAAGCTGGGTGTGCTGCGCTCCAAGGAGAAGGTG GTGGACATTGAAATCAATGGGGAGCCTGTGGACCTGCACATGAAGCTGGGTGACAATGGAGAGGCCTTCTTTGTCCAGGAGTCAGAGGAGAATGAG GGCAGCATCCCCTCTTGCCTCTGCacatcccccatccccagggaggagAGCCTGCAGGATGTTGCTCAGCCCTCTCACGGGCAGGAGGCCTCCAGTGCTGAAGCAACCCCACGCAAGAGAAGGAGACGCAGGAGGAAGCCCAAGCGTAAGGAGGTGTCAGACTCCGAGTTAGAAGGCTGCGAGGAGACCAAAAGTGAGATGTCTGTGGAGGAGCCGTGCAAGCTTCCAGCCCCCAG TGATTCAGTGTATTTCTCCTTCACTGATCTCCCTGAAGAAGAAACTGAGTTGTTGCAGTCCCCAGAGATGCACCCTTACTCTGATGGGGAGCTGGCCTCTGTGGACAG CCCCACCCTGGGCCATCCATCTTCTCCCAAAAGTGACTCTGAGCTGGAGATCAGACCGCAGGAGAGTTTTGCTCTAGGGGCTGAATCCCACATGCAGTGGAGCTGGGGAAGGCTCCCTCAG GTGAATAAATTGGAACGAGTTGAACTAGCCAAGTCCACAAAGACCATTACTACTGCAGCAACCACTGTCTCTGTGACACCAGTCCCAGTGGATGAGGCAACTCATCTTGTTACCACCTCTAAAGGTCTGGGAGAAGGTCCAAGCCCAGCAGGACCTCAGAGTGTATCTTGTTCCTCCGCTGTGTCTGTTGTTGAGCCAACACCCACACCCCAGGGTGAGAACAGCCTACCGAGGCTGAAGGACGTCCCTAGTGCTCTGGGGGCAGAGAGCTTGTTGGAGGTCTCCTCAGCCTTGcaagagaaacaggagagaggcTGGAGTGTTGTACCAGAGGTTCAGCCAGATGTGGAGCCCTTTGAGGGAGCTGCTGCTCCAAGGCATGTGGGCTTGGAGGGCCCCAAGCCCCAGCTGGAAAGCCAGAGGAGACAAG GATCCATCAAAAGAAGTTCTCACTTGGGTCCCAGTGATGTTTACCTGGAAGACCTCTCCAACCTGGATGAGGAGCAGGTGGCTCTCTATTTCCCCAGGAG TGACACAGAGCAGAGTTCAAAGCCTGTTGCAGACCCCAGCAACCCTCTGTGTGTCCAGCTGCCATCTGACTTGCCCGCTGACAGTCCCACAGACTCAGACTCTGATTTGATGCCCACAATTGCCCTGTCGCTGTGTGGAGGCCTGGGGGGCAGCAGGCAGATCTCTCGTG AAAAGTTCATGGAGCACATGGTCTCCTACCAGCAGTTTGCTGAGAATCCAGGACTTATTGATGACCCAAACCTGGTGATACTGATCAACAAGAA GTATTACAACTGGGCAGTGGCTGCTCCCATGATCCTGTCCCTGCAGGCTTTCCAGAGGAACATTCCTGAG AGCACCATCGACCAACTGGTGAAGGAGAAGATGCCCAAGAAAGGCAGAAGGTGGTGGTtctcctggaggaggagagaatTCCCGGCAGAGGAG cagcaaaggCCAGGGAAAGCCAATGTGGGGATGCTGCAGCCTGACTCTGCTCAGCAGAG gcaggaggaagaggggtCATCCAGTGATGATGACGCCCTGCACCCCGGGGACACGTTGGCAATGGGTGCCCCTGCACAGAAATCCCTGCCAACCTACAAGAAATCCCTGCGGCTCTCCTCCGAACAAATT GGAAGGCTGAATCTGCAGGATGGCCCCAACGAGGTGGCGTTCAGTGTGACAACTCAGTACCAGGGCACGTGCCGCTGTGAGGCCACCATCTACCTGTGGAACTGGGACGACAAGGTGGTGATCTCGGACATTGACGGCACCATCACCAA GTCCGATGCACTTGGGCATATCTTGCCACATCTGGGAAAAGACTGGACTCATCATGGGATTGCTAAACTCTTCCACAAAATCCACCT GAATGGCTACAGGTTCCTCTACTGCTCAGCCAGGGCAATCGGCATGGCACACATCACCAAAGGCTACCTCAAATGGGTCAACGAGCAAGGCTGTGCCCTCCCCAAGGGCCCCATCCTGCTTGCCCCCAGCAGTCTCTTCTCTGCCTTCCACAG GGAGGTGATTGAGAAGAAGCCAGAGGTGTTCAAGATAGCCTGCTTGATGGACATCCAAAACCTGTTTGCCATGAAGCTGCCCTTCTATGCAGCCTTCGGGAACAGAGCCAGT GATGTCTATGCTTACAAGCAAGTGGGCCTGCCAGAGAGCCGCATATTCACGGTCAACCCCAAGGGAGAGCTGATCCAGGAGCTCACGAAGAACCACAAGTCAAC GTATGAGCGGCTGTCAGAGCTGGTGGAGTTGATCTTCCCTCCTCTGGGACAGAGTGGGAGCATCGCTCTGGTGTGTCCAGAGTACAGCCACTTTGCCTACTGGAGACCTCCACTGCCTGCTGTTGACTTGGATGCCTTCTCCTGA